The DNA sequence GTGAAGAAATTGGCTGCAACGATGGTTTTAATGTTCCAGATGTTGATCTCACATTCAGAAACTATGAAGAACTTTTTGGGGTTGATCAAGATCTAACTAGATCAGCATTTCACGAGAAAGATATTGCCAGTTGTTTGACAAAGAATGATGTATCCTTTGAAAGAACAGAAAATGGTTACACAAGAGCAATGGAGGTTGATTACTGTCTCTTATTCTACAAATCAGGACATAGAGCACAACTCCCCCACACCATGGCAGGGGTAATTATTAGAGTAAAAGAACATGAATTGAAATATAACTTAGACAAAgtgaacaaaatagaaaaagtttAAGTCGTGCTAATGTGCTGCCAATATGAAAGCACAAGATGTGAGGATAAATACATGTGAAAGAATTGATTTCCAAACAATTATATGTTCTAGGTGCACAAGTTACAGATAAAAGAATGAGATGTCTTTTACATTGAGAGGTCGGAGGGATGCGGAATTGAAAAAGTTAGCGAAAGAATGTCACACAATTTATTCATAACTTGTAGTAAGTCCAACTTTTCTATGCTTTCTCAGAAAAAAATTGTATCTTCTGCTCAATTTCATCTTTTCCTTTGTGTTTTTCCATTGCCCTACATTTGTAGGACATTCAGAAAATTCTGGATGTACTCAGAGAATTGATTTCAAATTGTCCTTGTTTCGTTGTGTAGTATCAAACGTTAGGAATCTGTATTGTCATGAACAAACAAATCATGAAGCGTATGATAATTGAAAATCCTGGTTATGATGTTGGATTTAAGAGTTGTTTGACAAGCAATTGTATGAGGGAATATGAAGGGTAAGGAGAGAAGTGATTGGAAAGTTTTGTCCAGTCAACACAGAGTGATGCATAATTCTCTCTCCGTGGCCAAACTAATATTTCTCCTTATTTTGTTTTGGGCACATGTATTTTATAACTTCTCCAATTACTGGCCCACTAGAGAAATAAGACTGTCGtacttgttcttgttttctgtGAATTTTAATTTTGCCATTCTAATTTTTGGCTCCAAGTGTTGTGCTTTTCTTGTAATTTGGTTCTTCTTCTGTTATGACAGGATATTTCAGTTGCTCAATCAAATTTCTTTACTCAGTCGTCTCTTGAAGAGAAGAACATTGGTTCCTCTGATCAAGCTCATCACTTTGCTGGAAGTATTGATTATGCTAATACAATCTGTCCATCCTCAAGTTTGTCATTCTCTCTTTCAAAGCCCAGTGCTGAAACCAGTGGTTCTGATTATCTTGACAGCGGAATTTCACCTAACATCATGAAAGGGGAACCACCATGGAATTCACCAGATCTGGATAGTGCACATTCTGAAGCAAGAGAAAATGCCATGATTAGgtataaggagaagaagaaggctcGGATGTAAGTTCTAAGTATCTCTCTAATCCCTTCTTTCGAAGATGATAACATGAAGTGCACTTTGCAGGTGTCCAATTTGACTAGATTAGGAGGCAATTTACTGATTCTCTGGCCAGTTTGAGAAGCTGAGTTTTATCTTCTAGAGTGGTTCTGAACTGTTTGTATGACTCCCGTATTTTATGGCTTCCtggaaataaaatcaaaagatgAAAATAACTTTTGATTTTCAGTCACCTCCTCAAGATGCAAAAAAACTCTGGAGTATAATCGTCTTGAGAAGGTTGTGTCATTCAGAGTTGTTATATCCCACACCAAACCTTCAGCTGGCTTAGTGAATTCAAACCAGGACACTCAACTCAAAGGTTACTCCTATGTCTACAAGGATCAGCCTATCCAGATATGAACAGCTTATGCAATAATATATGCAAAGATAAGGAACTTTGAATGTATAATGTGATGGATGACTTTAAGAAAATTCAAGATCTTGTAAAATATTGTTTGCTAGATCCTTAAGGTTTATGTTTCAGGAAGTGGGTTTCCAGCACTAAAAATGCTTGAAGCATTCCAGCATGTGTTCTATTCTCAGACGCTTGGCAGGGTGGTTGGCGCCAAAACTTAGTGGACATGTTGTCCACTTCTACATTTAGTCATGGGGTTAATCTTTGGTTCCATTCTGATTTTTCCATGTGCAAATGTTATGCTTTTATTTGAAGAACTTGGATCATGAAGGAGACAAATGGAAGATCCCTACACATAGTAAAACAATAGAATTGACATGTGGCCTGGCAAGAGAATTCCCCCTTTGTCCAACTATCAAAACAACCAATCATGCCTTTATATGTTGGGAATAACTGTTGGTTCCAGAACCTTCTTCCTATGTTTATGACATGGATAGGAAATTTATGCAGAGCTACCAGAAACACACCACTGCTTTGGTCATGCAACTGCTTGCTAGAATCATGACTCAGACTAGCCATAACCCAAAACTACGTGTACATTATTTGATGTCTATGAGTTGGATTTAATGATGACAGGTTTTTAAAGTGGTCCTTATGCATGTCCACACTGAGTTTTTTTCGTGGTTAGCATATTTATTGGTTAATCTTTCACATTTTCCATGTTCCAAACCACACAAGAAAAATCAAGGGGTATGAGATGCTACAACTTGATCAACTATGACTTAACCAAAAGACTCATCTCTTTAATAGAGAGCAAGGGCTTCACACACAAATCCTGAAATGTTGAATGGAGATGAAATCCAAGAACATAAAGCACGACACTAATTTTTCCTTGTATATCATTTCATGTAAGTTTACTAGTTATTCTCCCTTGTGTACTcatctaatttttcttttcatgccCTTATGTTTAGGTATGAGAAACGAATTCGATATGCTTCTCGGAAAGCTAGAGCTGATGTACGGAAGCGAATAAAAGGTCGATTTGTCAAGGCAGAGGGATACAAGTCTGACTCTGTTGATATGTAGGGATACAAGTCTGACTCTGTTGGTATGTCAACGAGCTGTTAGAAGCTATGCCATCTCTCTGTGTCAGTTATGTTCTTTTCTTCAGTATTCTGTATGCGGAAGCCTTGCTATTGctctaaaataaagaaaagctgCAATGCTAAAGACTCGGTGTTCCCTGCTATTTAAAGGTATATTTTGGCCTAGAAAAGAAGTTTAGGCCTATTTCTTATTATGAATATGGTTCTAATGCCCTCATAACTCTAAAATAATTTGATCCTGCAATTTATATTTGTTTTACTAGGATACGTGCTGAACTTGAAACAATAACTTTGACATATCTGACTCCTATACTGTAGGAGAAAATTTAAGCAACTATTATTTTACAAAGCTGTTTAACcaaaattacagagaaaaagtTGAGGATAACCAACAAGAAGATTCAGATTTACAAGTGCAGAGATGAATATGTTGTATTACATTGTCCATCCATTTTATTAGTTTTCATTAagaacatacattatgttcctCCCAATACCCCGCAATGGTGGGAGCCCCTTGCACTGGCTAGGCCCTTTTTATTAAGAACATATGTATCCTTCTGGTGAAGTTCATACTATCATTATCTTTTCACCTATAATACCTGCATACACCAACTTACTGGTATAAGCTGATACTCTTATTGTTATCGTATTAACTCTTCCAATgtaaatttgttttatttctttctggACTATTGGTTTCCTTCTTGTCTCCCAGAAATTTGCTTCTGCCTTGTCAATAAGTTTATATAAGTACCATTGTGTACTTGTGAATTTCACTGAGATTTACATGACTGATTTTTTTGTCCCTTTTTAAGGAAAGAAAAGCTGtaaaaaaaggacaaaatcATAGGTTTGTATCAACCTCTTATCGACCAGtggaggaaaaaaatgaaagaagaagaaaaaaagctcTTTCTCTTAAGTATCTGGATAGATAATAAAAATTTGCCCTGAAAATTATATATTAACCAGGACTTGGAGTCATGGAGATGAGAATTCTTGAAGAATGACACATGGCAAGAAAATATGTTCTCTGTCTGCTGGTTGGTCTTTAtgtataaaattatattttttctatCCTCGTTACTAAATAATATATCGAAGCGTAAACCCAAGAAACCAATTGTACTTGGAAGTGTCTATGAACAAATAATGCTCCTTTATGAATAAGGAACTGTCTTTTGTATTTAGATGAAGAACTCCAACCACAAATCTAAGTGGAAATAAACTGGAATCATAGAACTTAAGCACTAGCCCTCCAATACAATTCTGACCTGAAGTAAGAGTGTTGAGTTTAAATATGGATCTGGCTTTGCCTGGATCATGTTCATGGATGTACTGGTTATGCTCCTATATGAACTCATCTaattcttcatttatttatttatttattttttattttttttcaggtaAGAAAAATGTATCCAGTTTGATTCTCTGGAAGCTTGAATAGATGCAGCAGTGGATGGAAAGCCAATTTGTCAAGGCAGAGGGTATGGACCCGATGCTACTATAACGCGTCTGTTGAGAAGTGCTTCCTTTATTAATTTCATTTGCTTCTGTATATGATCAATCTAAAGGAAATTTAATAGCAGGTTTGCTCCATTCTCTTTTATTGCGTGAAtttcaacccttttttttttctctttctatcttGCTTATGTAACAATGATATGGTTCTAATAACAGCCAAGAGCTGCTAAACTGAAGGTTTGGTATCCATAAAAGCTCTAAATTTTGGGCCCAGCAAAGAAATTCTTTCATTTCTACTTGTGGTTGTGGCTCTGTTTTGCAATTAGGACTCCCAGAGTAATAtaaaatcttcattttttttctttccttttcattcCGGAGATTTGGGGGATTTAAAACCTCAACTTTATCCGCTCTCCAACTATAGAATTGTTGAGATGTTGGAAGTTAAAGAGTTATAGTCGTATATTAGTTTGTTCAGGTCCGTGATGCCTTTATATACTTCAGGAGCTATCTGCATTTGGCGCCTTAAGGTTTTATGTTAGATTCCCAAGTGGTATTTTGTGGGCTATCGCCCTTTATTTAACCCTTTTGAGGAAAAGAACATTACCTCTTGGTGTACCTTACCCCCACATACATGGGGAAGTGGAACTAGGTTGTGAAAAGACACCCAAGCCTAAGCCCAGCTCTTCCCCATGTGTGTGGGTGTAGGTTATACTATGAGGTAGCGTTCTTTAACGCTTAACTTTTATAGCCATTAGGTTTCTATCCAACTAAGAGATTAATGGAgacacagaaaatagaaacaacaaCAATTAAGGGcacgtttgataacgtttctgccgtttctgtttcaaaaaatgacaaaaacaaatatttatgtttatgggaacagaaacggaattttgggtgtttgataaacctcttgtttcttgaaacgtttctCTGTCGCAGGAACCAGCCTGGCCAAGTTCGATGCCGTCCCCCACCTCCACTCCGCCTCCTCCACACATCCACAATCCCCCATCTTCCAAGCCAACCAAGACAGCTTTGCTGCCCACTTCTCAActgaaccaccaccaccatcaacaCCGTCAACGAAGAACACGTTCATTGCACCCTCTCGGAATGACCGAATATTTCCTAAGACCCTGTTCCTCCGGCGACGAAGTTGCCCAAATCCTACCTCACCATCACCATTGACGACAGGCTGGTGCTCCTGTTGCCTCAACATGGTAGCTTCAAGCTGACGAAGAGTCTTGGAGAAGACCCCAGAGAGGGCCGCATGGTTGACTTCCTTTAAAGTTTTGGAACCTTCACGGAGGTTCTCATTGATGAGCTTCTCCACCAAACCCCTCACAACTTCATACTTACGAGAGGTTGCCTAGTCTGGATCATCATCTCTCCCGTCCTTGATCAAAATAACAAATTCCCCCTTTGTATGATCCATAAatcaaagaagtttttgaaaaaaaaaaaaaatgaaaacaaattttGCCCTAGTTCTTACAAATTGGCACAGGAGATTCCTCATCCGTCTCGAACTTACTAGGCCAAACTCTAGCGCCGTTCTTTGCCGGATTTCTGATCTCAGCTGCAATTTTCCCCTAGGGCCgttgtcttttttttggtataatggCCGTTTCTTACTCCTCTGTAATGCTTCCCCTTCGACGGAGCCGCAGCTAGAGTCGTCATTGAAGTTAACTTCTTCGGTACCATTGATGATGCCGTAGTCACAACTAATGAAGCCGAAGCCATCGGTTGCACCTAAAACAAGCCGCCAAAAGTCGATTCTTGAGGCTCTGCTTTTTCGCTCATCTCCCCATCAAACCATGATCTACCATCGATTTTGGTGTCCTCTTCCGTGAGAAGCTTCTCTGCCTTGAAGCCCTCAACGTTGATTCCTCTGCTCAGCTCCAATCGAATCCCTCAAGTCCATTGAGAAATATCTATACTCAAAGGGCATCGAATGCTCAGACGTTGGTGTCAAGGGCATAATGTCGGGTTTGGGGGAAAGAAAGGTCCACAtgtctgtttccagaaacgatgaaacaagttctacttgttccgtggtttctgtttcttgaaccataagtCAACATAaattcttatttatgtttttgaaATAAGCAGAAATGgaacaggtttatcaaatgctttttgttccatttctatcgtttcttgacacaaaaacagtagaaatacgtttctagaaacgttatcaaacgggccctaataGTACTACAGAAAATTTGCACTCGAGGATGTTTCTATAACAGTGGTCAATTGCCTGATTGTTATGGATCAGTTGATCTAGTATGAATGTGGTATTCTTTTAGATGAAAAATGGTGTTTGATTCCAGAATTGGTATCGATAAGGTCTGATGACTGATATGCATCATTATTTGTAatggtattgatatcaatagtGATTGATTCcatgaactaaatccatggtggCAAATTCTCACCCAACCTGCTACCATTGAATTTATGTAGGTAGAAACTGTCAGTACAATTGGTTAGTAGTTAGTGACCTACCAGTAGAGTGTAACTcctaaaaggatttttttttttaatgaaaaaaggaTGCTCCATGGCAATGATCATATCCCTAGGCCAAACCGCCAAACCACCAAATCCCCTATATGGGAAGATGTGCTTACGCAGGACTAACAAACGATAATGGGGTGTGTCAACTCAAACCTACAACTAACTGACGCAAGCAATGATGGGACAAAGGGCTTCCTTCCATCTTCATCTGGATTGGATCATGTCTCCCAAACAATCTTAGTACAGATGGTGCAAGACGGTTCCACATATCAAGGTCGGAATGGGATCGGGTGTTTTCACATCTCACTGTGGTGCCCGGTTTGTCTAACTTGGATTGGATTGTGACGCACCCTCAGCTACTTGAAGAGCACCCTTCATCCACCCACCACCAATGAAAGCAAGCTACCCTAGCGTAAAACACCAAAACTCGTCTAGGGTGGTTGTAGATCAGCTAGGGCATTTAGCACGAAGAAAACTACAGGGTGGTTGAAGAACAGGGCTTCTATTTTTGTCACTTGAGCGCACTTTGGCTTTTCAGTCATAGCGCGCTAGGATTCCAACCTTGTTGGAGACTCCTAAGAGGTTGACGTGTTCGACGATTCAATCTTCACCTTGTGCTTCAAAggtgaaagttttccttcacttagGGGGAAGGAAGAATATCTTCATCCAAAGTGATTTGACTCTTTGATCGGATTCTTGGAACATTGTGTATCATTATAAATTTCCACCCATAGTTATTGAAAGTCAAAACCCCCCTCGTCTTAGTTCAATCATAAGATCAAATTAtgtggattaagagattctctctcaccctaagtttaaaaaaaatgaaaaaaaaagggttacatCCAGTGCATGAAACTCCTACATGTATGAGGACCAGCGGCATGAGAATTACGCAGCCTTACCCAAGAATATTGAGAGGTTGTTTCGACCACTTGACCACCAAATTGCAACGTTCATACCTTACCATTGGATCAAACGCaccccttaccaaaaaaaaaagaaaccaaacctTGATTCCATACTTTTTAATGTGTTTTTCaatatgatcatttttttttttgataaggtCATTTTAGGAGCAATAGGTTTACACCCAAGCCAACCATTCCCTTGAATCAAGAAAAAGGTGCATGGGCATACTCTTTCCTAGTCTTCGTGGAAGTCCGCACTAAGGGGGTCACTAGGGTCCGCACTTCTTGAAAAACGTCAACAACTACCGTTGCATAAGGAAGCACTATCGCATTGATCAGTAACtattttgtgtttgtttttagtttttagttttttgttttgttttgttttgttttgttttttttttttgtttttttgtttttgttttttgtttttttgtttttttgtttttttttgtttttttgactgAAAAGCAGTATTTCtcacataataatataatatcaaGTAGGCAAAGATTAGAGTCAAAATCATTTGCCTACTAGTGAGTTTTGGACCTATATCGAAAATTTTGTTCCGTGCACCAAACGTCTTATATGGAATTGATGGGACAACCAAACTTCTTACATAGAAGAGTTAGTTATAGTTATAGTTGTAATGAAGAAGCAACTACACAAACACATGATGTCATCTTTTGGTATTTTTCATTCTAAATTAACTTATGATCATCATATCTTAGTCCATTTCATTATTCATGAAATGATAGGAAAATCAAactactaccaccaccaccatcataccCTAATCTTTCAATCCAAGCAAACACACATATGCAACAGCTCATATTGGTTGCTGCCGATAAATATCGATACAATATTTATTGAATCATATCGGTTCCAAATCGAGatcaaaacatcatttttttccattaaaaaaaaagtcatatttGTATCATATTGATCATGTATCGATTTCTAAAATCGTGCCCCTAATTGTTTGGATaaggtttcaaaaaaaaaaaaaacaaaaaccagtTTGAGCCTACCTTCGCACACCTCCGTTACTCTTTAGGAGACATCCGCCCTATAGATAAACCATCCATCTCATAGTGTCTCCCCCTCGAATAATCGGTGCAACAGTTAGGCATCCTTAGACAAAAGAGTGGTCTTTCGGGCCTTATTAATAGCAATATCAATAAGAAATGAATttcttaccaccaaaaaaattaattgtaCACTCAAAAGGTAACCCAGAATTATTGCCGTATCAAGTAAGACCAGAAAGCTGAGCTAACCCGAGCTGGGTATGCAGAGGGGTTGCGCTCGCGAAGATGTGAATAAACCTATTTTAAACTGATTCCAACCGATTTTTATCTAATCCGAATCAGAATCGATCGGACCGATATGTATCTCGATTCCGAATTTTTGAACTTTACTCCAGGCATCATATTGCAAAGGTCAATAGTGTGGTGGCCCACATAAGAAAAGGTGGGTCCCTCCGACCAGATCCTCCAACACCAAACCTTTGGCACAACCTGGGGCCTACAAAGGTTGTTAGAATCATCCTAGCACAATAATATAGGGAGCCACTATTAGGGACCCACATTATATGACATGAAGGTTGCCCAGAAATTAAGCTATTACTCGGGAGATTAGCAGATGACCTTGACCGTTGATCTATGATAAGGTAAATGTTATGGTTTGATCATATACGGTTAAACTTCTATATACTAAGAGATTGTCTTAGCCGAAATCACCCTTCTTTTAAGTGGATGACTAAATCATATGGTTAATAACAAATCAAAACTAATATTAGGTTTTTAATAAGtaataggaagaaaaaaccCTACTAGTACTATGCCCAGATACAGGTCTAGTGAAATGACCACATTGCCCCATCTTGGGATGAAGATGGTCCTACATATTGGTGTTGCTTACACAAGATTTGAGGGGTTTTTTCACGCTAACAAATAAGATGATCATTTCAAGAATGAAGTCGAGCCAATAAAGTCTAGGTGAAGGtgtcaatttgaatcaaaatcgaCATTTAAAATCGAACCGAATAGGATTGAGAAAATTctattcagtttgattttgaaaattagAATTTCATTTGTTTCGGTCCGATTTTAGACTAAATGACTAAACTTGTATTAGTCGAACCTGAACCGAGTAATATCCCATATTGTATATTGAGTTGAATCGGAAACAAACCGAAAAACGGGACCGGGTCGGCGACTCAACTTTATCGAAGTCGTAGGATTCTTTCGTAGTTAAGTGTCTGTCTGGGGGATAAAACTGGTAATTCAAAATGATAGGTGCCTCTATAAACGGCATTTGCCTGACAAAAGTATCATGTGCTTATGCTCTGTATAATCATCGGACGTGCTTTTCGTTGCGATTCGAAGATTTTTACAGCTCTTTCTTGACTTTTTGAGATTACGAGAACACCCCCTAGTGAAGCTCCAGAGTTATAACAGATCATGGGTATTAACGGTAATTTAGACGTACTATCAAGCCACGTAGGTTTGGTGGTCCTGCGATCCCTGCCACGTCGGACTACGGTTTGAGATCACCCGACCCTGGTCTCCCCGCAAGCGAGCATGCTTCGCCTTCAAACCTCTATATAAACGAGGTCATCCCCTTCGTTTCTGATCTCCGCTGCCcctacaactctctctctctctgctcctCTTCCCAAGCATAGAGAGCTTACTCTGCCACGGTTGCACGCAGGTAAGCTTCTTGCATTCATTCCAGTTCTTGAAGCGATCGATGATTTCGTTTAAGCTTTTTATTCACTATTTTCATTTGATCTTTGAATTTAAGCTTCTTGGCTTTAATTGAATTCTTGAAGCAATCGATGATTTCGTTTAAGCCTTTTCACTAAATTCGTATGATCTTTCCGTTCCAGTAAATTTTGTAACAATCTTTCGAGTAGTAGTTCTAACTAGGAGTATGCGATTATATTAGCAGTTTCAAAGACGACGTACGAATGCCAAGAGTCACatgctttcttttcttgaatATGTTATTGTTCGTTGTtgatttcttttgaattttaggtttcttctcaattttcttgatcTGAGTCATCTCTGTTTATCTGTTTTCAAGTTAGTTTCGATTCTTTATGACGATCTTTCGTGAAATGCTTTTTGGTTAAGATAGTTGTTGCTTAAGCGTTTTTCTTCTCGGAGTATCAGATCTGGATCATGAAGCTTTATGATATCTGCACTTTCCAATGCAATAGTCGTTACGGTTATCGAttgcaaaaataataatttcgCACAGTTTCCGTCATCCATGTTCACTTGAGGTTTTCAAAGGAAATTAGAACGAGAAGAATCCGAAATGTTTGCTGCTAAATGACTGaggatttctttgttttctgctcagcaatattcatcaagaaatgcAGAATGATAAATCTCCCACCGATGACGGCATCAGTTCTTCCGCTTCGACCCTATCGCAAGATCAGCGGCTCCCTTCGCAAAATCGCCAATCTGAGGGCATCGGCTTTACCTCGCTCTGCTCGTCTTCATTCCCTACAAAAGCATCTGTCTCGAACTCCGTTTCACTAAGCCCCTCTGGTTGCTCCTGCGACGAAGATAAAAATGAAATAGCCACAGAGAATCGCCTTTACCTCGCTCGTGTCACATTGGAGTACGATCAACTGCTGGATCGGTACCGTTTATGCTACAGTCATCTTCATGAGGCACTGAAAGAAGTTGAAGCCTTTCGGCAGGAGATCGCTGAACTTCGAATTGAGAACAGAGATTTGAACAACCGATTGAGACTCTTAGCCCAAACTTCCCTTCAGAACCGCTTCATCCCCTCTAGTTTTCCTTCTCCATCGCTCATCAACGATTTCCGTCGTCTGTGTCTTGGTGACCATAACACACCTACCAGTTGCGTATCGAGTGAACTTCTGGATGAGAGTCCAACAAGTGTTATAGGCAATAATCCATTCGAGAGAAGAAGCTTGGATCGGGGTTCGTTGCCGAAGAGCATCTCAATTCGTTCCAGTGGCTACCTGAAGTTGAATCAAACCAGTGGGAGCAGCAATGGAGCTTCAAGTGCCACAAGCCGACTTCGAGTTGCTAGTCCAGTCGACACTGGAACGGTAGAAAAACTCCCTTACCTCTTTCCGTCTTAAAAATTTCCACCTGTCTTGTCATCTTTTGTTAAATCTTTTATTGGAAAAATCCCCAACCTTTTTCGTAGACTCTTAGCTGAAGAATTTCGAGATCTTTTCTACCATACCGaacaatataaaaataaattttggtatttttttcccTCAAGATTATGAGAATTATACCCTGTTTAGAATATTGACTAttttttactcaaaaaaaaaaaaactgaaaaacttGTCCAAATTTGGGGTGGGGGAATGAAGCACAGAGCAAAATTAGTGCCCTGCACTGTTACTTCGTGTGGCGAGCACGTAACTgtcttttctttccttaaaaaaaaaaaataatggtgtcACTGTTTTATACAGTTatacttttaatttttaacCCAAAATATAAGGGAAAAACTAGGTCGTAGACAGATGTCCTTGTCCATGTGGCTATGTGCACAGTGCACTTCACGAAGGgcgtttttctttcctttcgaGGCCTAAAACATCCATTGAAAGAGATGATAATCATCAGCAATTCTGACCTTAACAATTTTGTTTCagattatttaatttctttttggaTAGAATTACCATTTTCATTATCTAATGTCTACTGCTTCATTCTTAGCTTGCACTGTGAGCACTATAAAATTGAAATGAGTAGTTAAAAAGCATTTGCATGGCTGGTCCTATAGTTGATATTTGTTTGTTATCCACTTATTCTTGATCAATgtgttttagattttttttccctggcAGAAATGTTTTATGTGTATTGGAAACCATAATCAATGTGTTCATTTTAGTATATTGAAGCTCTGTCCTTATCAGTATTAATTAATGAAGACTTTGGAGGGCCCTCATCAGATTGCATTCTTACTCATACCCGGCCCCAGTATCCTAACAAAATCCGTTCTGGACGAAAGATTTCCTTTTTGGACCCATCTATATGTGCTAAATTTTGTGCTTCTATGAATAATTTTGATCAAGTCGCCTTGTATTTGTGTGTGGCACAGCAACGTGTGTATGTGGCGGGATCCAGCGAATTGGAAGCGTTCAATCAAGGAATGTTGAAGACTGAGTTGTGCAACAAATGGCAGGAGACCGGCACGTGTCCTTATGGGGATCACTGCCAGTTCGCACACGGCATCTCTGAGCTCCGCCCTGTGATTCGCCACCCTCGGTATAAAACGGAGGTTTGCCGGATGGTCCTGGCCGGAGATAACTGTCCCTATGGCCACCGCTGCCACTTCCGTCATGCGCTCACGGAGCAGGAGAGGTTCATGGCAGAGCCCTAAATGGAGATAATGTACGTGAAGTAGCagagaaaacaaaaaggggaagaatGATACCTGACAAGAAATTAAGAGAGCAGTAGGAGAACTGGGTAAGTTGTGGATCTGTATAGAGATCTGAGGATCTAATAATATGAAAAGACTGGAAAAGACTTGCGGTAGTAGTAGTAATAAACAAGGTATGAAAGGTAAGGGTAACGGGTTACTTTGATTCGTGATCGTGAGGTTGAAAGACACTTGACTTCAGCCGACTggggggaattttttttttgtttattaattACATGGTCTAAGTAACTCGTTTCAGTAATTGGGCCAGTGACTCAGTTGAGTAGTGCAAGGATGCAAGTTGTCCGCGCGATTCTTTGCTTGCTGATCGAAATCTGGCTTTTggcggctgctgctgctgctgctgaatCATGTATGACAATAATACATGGAGATCACCAACCAACCACAGGACCAACCTTTTGTAATCATGATATTTTGTACCGGCACAGAAAGCAACCTCGGTTGGAattatcattctctctctcacttttttttcctgaaacacacacacattttCCT is a window from the Macadamia integrifolia cultivar HAES 741 chromosome 5, SCU_Mint_v3, whole genome shotgun sequence genome containing:
- the LOC122079129 gene encoding zinc finger CCCH domain-containing protein 15-like is translated as MQNDKSPTDDGISSSASTLSQDQRLPSQNRQSEGIGFTSLCSSSFPTKASVSNSVSLSPSGCSCDEDKNEIATENRLYLARVTLEYDQLLDRYRLCYSHLHEALKEVEAFRQEIAELRIENRDLNNRLRLLAQTSLQNRFIPSSFPSPSLINDFRRLCLGDHNTPTSCVSSELLDESPTSVIGNNPFERRSLDRGSLPKSISIRSSGYLKLNQTSGSSNGASSATSRLRVASPVDTGTQRVYVAGSSELEAFNQGMLKTELCNKWQETGTCPYGDHCQFAHGISELRPVIRHPRYKTEVCRMVLAGDNCPYGHRCHFRHALTEQERFMAEP